From Daphnia magna isolate NIES linkage group LG2, ASM2063170v1.1, whole genome shotgun sequence:
ttttttctggcacTCTTGTCTACGTTTTTGTGGGTCCGAATCGATTATTGTCAAGTTGATgaattaatgaaaattgtacATATACAGAAAACTATATCATTaactagatttttgccaaggCGAGTTcaacagaagaaaagaaaacgtcgATCTTAATTCACATGATTGGGTGTCATGTCATCGTAGCCTGTGCTGTTTTTTGACGCCATTTTGTACGATTTTATCGTTAgattattttctctctctctctctcttctccaAGCATTTCCTCCTATCCCAGAATACCATCATTTGTCTCGTCCTTCTCTTTCCTCTTCAGACTGCCTTACGAAAGACTGATAAAGAAGAATATTTAATCGCCATGTTTTTCACCAGCCATCTCAGTCTACCACCAAAATTCGACGACACGTAACTCGATCCTTTCATTCAGAGCCCATGCTTGTTGATCCCGCGATTTTGTGCGTgtccctgttttttttttgcgtgtttCACTggcccccccttttcttttcccttgtTCCTCTGCAGCATGTAAGACGATTTCAACTGAATCTTTTGTAATTTTCCACCTGTGGTTTTTGTACACACAGTATGCCTTACACGGCATTACAATACACTTTTTGGTGTAGAAAACAAGACGGTCCTTGTGAGTCATAACAGAGCGTTTGCATTGCCTAACAAGTGTATTACGTATATGGAGAAACAAAGGTTTGTTGACTTGCTGCTATTTTGTGTTGACGCATTTTACCGTTTCCAACACAAGGTTTTTCGAAACCACAAGTATAAAACTGCCAAAGCCTGAGTGACGTAAGTAATGAGTCAAATCTAAAGCGCTTCCTGTTCTAAGTGTTCAACCAACAGACGTGGTTGTACACCTGTGTTTAATGTTATTTGTTCACTCGAAGTTCCGATGGCATCTTAAAACATTATTCGATGCGGAACCGTGCATTTCCAACACTCAGGACGAGTGTTGTCAATATTAATTAGTTAATATTAACGAGTTTATGTCAATCCAACTAATCGAAATATTCTTCGAATATTCCAGTGGTAGGGCTCATAGTACGTTTAGTAATTGTCTCTCTTGAAATGGAATGATGTTGTTGGCAATTTTTAATACAAGCGCTGCGGAGGAAGAAATAAACCCAATCAAATCTtaatgttttaaaagaaacaGAGAACtcttaaaataattttaaacaaaCTGGACCGTTTTTCAGCACTTATACCACCAATTTATTTGAGCCTGAAGGaatcataaaataaaaaaaccgcACAAGCAAGCAAGTAATTTGTGGTTTTATTACACGGATTATCGCCTTGAGCATGTTGTGGTAATACTGCTGGATTAAACACTCTGGCATTGTTGATTAGCATCGTTCTAGATACGACAATCCCTTGATGTGCATTTTATTTCAGAATATAATCCTCACCATCCGTAACGCTGATGtttcaaaacaatgttttattattcaaaataaTGTCCAAAGGTTTCTCTCCCTACTGTTGTTATGTACCTATATTATTTCTTAAACAAAGGATAGCATCGCTAGCCGTTTAATTTATCTTGAAATTTATGGCTTTTTGAATCGCGAAAACGTTTCAGCAACATTGAACGCCAATATATTTCATTCTGAACGTATTAAAAGGCTAAAACCCCGATATCCTTCATTGCCTACTGGCCTTGTTGTACATAAATCTACATGACAACCTATTATCACGAACGTGCGCTGCTTCTTCCTGACCGTGATGGCTAAAAATGACGTATCCACCACTCGCGATGGTACCTCACGACCGGATTACGACGACGGCCAATGCGCCATTTGCCTGGAACCGCATTTGAACAAGTCACACTTGAATTGTGGCcacgtcttttgttttcactgcCTCGTCGAGTGGTGTACGATAAAATTACAATGTCCAACGTGCAAGCAATTATTCACGATGTTCTCGCACAAAGTTGGATCGTCCGATGATCTACAAACGTACACCCCTAGTCCTCCGTTGAACCCAGACGTCGTCCGTCCGCCGGTTAATTACCTGGAACTATTTGCTTTAATGTTGGGCGATCATGAATTTCGAAGTCGATTGAACAATCCGCAAGTCATCCGCCAAGTTGAGGATTTTCGGCGAGTGCTGAGCGATCCTGAAGTTATCCAAGCGCTGGACGACCCTGCATTTAGATCCACTTTGAACAATTCACAATTTGGGGCTACGTTTGAAGATCGTCAAGTTCAACGTATTATGAACGATCGTGCATTTCGCCGTTTGTTGGACGAGATGCTTGCAGAGATATTGGACGATGATGAATTTCTGTTCACGCTGAGTTATCCTGAATTGCGTCGGTCGTTCTTCGCTAGTTGGGCACGTGAACTCAACATTTTCAGCTCTGAAACTGCTCACCCAACACCAGTTCTCGCCCATACTTCCAATACGACTCAAAGTCGGGAGTAAATGGTGATTGGCTGTTTGCTTTTTTATAGCGTTGCTTTGTCGTGTTGACTCAATAGATCCCATCCGCACAATGTACCACAAACTACCTGAATAAAATTCGAAAATACACAGATCAAAAGTTATTTTAAATGTTAGTTTTATGATCGATTCCAACAAGATGTCCTTGAACAAGGAACAAACGTGTATAACGCAAAAACATCGAGTTCGATAAGAGAAACTGTACAAGTGTTCCCGAAACAAAGTCAGTGGGATTCGGGGACGAGAAAACTATCGTTTTTTATTGCCTTCTCCATAAATCAGAGGGATTTTGACAATAGCGTTcaaaaaaattcatcaaacAACGGGCCAACTTTGAATAATTTATATCTTTCCATCGGGACTGCGACCGTTAGGAACGGCaagttttattttctgttCAACTCATAAACTTTATACAAGGTTGGCTGACGTGATCAATTTCTGTATAGTCTGGTTTTAAAGAATATAAAATTCCCATTCataaaattttcttctgtATCTTTCATTACCGATgagttctttttgtttttcttacagaaaatagtttttttttttttttaagctgcTGATTCCGTCTGCGGTGCATCCAGCCGGTATCGACTCGGCTGAATTGCGTAATGTTTCAAAGCCGGTTGGTTCACTCTGCTATTTTATTCTCATCCGTCTTTGGAAAcgtcatttattatttttgttcttaCTGGATATAACGTAGTCCACCCCCC
This genomic window contains:
- the LOC116916943 gene encoding uncharacterized protein LOC116916943, translated to MAKNDVSTTRDGTSRPDYDDGQCAICLEPHLNKSHLNCGHVFCFHCLVEWCTIKLQCPTCKQLFTMFSHKVGSSDDLQTYTPSPPLNPDVVRPPVNYLELFALMLGDHEFRSRLNNPQVIRQVEDFRRVLSDPEVIQALDDPAFRSTLNNSQFGATFEDRQVQRIMNDRAFRRLLDEMLAEILDDDEFLFTLSYPELRRSFFASWARELNIFSSETAHPTPVLAHTSNTTQSRE